In Solanum lycopersicum chromosome 3, SLM_r2.1, the genomic stretch aagtttcatcaataaaggaaatcaactttaagtattttccaaacacctaacgaaacatataatcatcaagaatgaatgatgggatgaaatgcaatgcaatatgataccatgtaatgatatgtatcagaatacccagtactcactcaaccgtatatacatgatactcctcagaaatacatcgagagttcatgacccatggggactcgcgaggtccatataccgacacagACGATCTCCTTGGTCTGTGCGGGCGATCTCAACgtactatcataatatcaaacaattttcacacggacggtctccacgtgcccaaagtacaatcttaacatctcaccatccccagcacggacgatgtagtagtagtagtagtagtagtagtagtagtagtagtagaacgtactatcataatatcaaacaattttcacacggacggtctccacgtgcccaaattacaatcttaacatctcaccatccccagcagcAGCAGCACCATCCccaacagcagcagcagcagtaCTACTACTTCGAACAGTTCAAAAATGCATTTGGTGAGCGTGAAAACATGTGTATTGTATTAGATAGAAAAAACATGTGTATTGTATTAGATAGAAATGAAAGTATCATAAAGAGTGTAAGCATTGTGTACCCAAATGTACCTCATTGTGCATGCATATGGCATCTTTGGAAGAATGTATGTTCAAACTTCAAAAGGAGTAAAAACACACtaagtgatatgttttaatcaATGGCAAAAGCATACAGAAAGGaagattttaataaattaatggcTAAGGTGGTGAAAGTTGATCATATGGTGAAGGATTACCTTGAAGATGCTGGTTATGAGAAGTGGTCAAGAGTTCATTCAATCATAAACAGAGGTAGAATGATGACTTCGAACATAGCTGAGTGTATCAATGGATGCCTTGTCGATGCACATAAGTTAACTATAATAGACTTCTTCGAGGAAGCTAGACTTCTATTTGATAGTTGGAActataaaaatagagaaatagcGTCATATACAAAGGACACATTGGGCCAAATATTTGAGGAGATATTGATTGTAAACGCATCTAAAAGTTCAAAGATGAAGGTATTTATCAATTTCcctaaatttatgttttatatctCAGAATCAAACtgattttcaataataaatgttgttttggaaatgatatataaattgtatattaCGTAATGTATCACTAACTTCTTATAATTTTAGGTTGTTCCATCATCTGAATATATTTTCTCAGTTCATGAAGCCGGATGAAGATACATTGTATGCCTTGAGAGGAAAACTTGCACATGTGGAAGATTTCAACATGATGAGATACCTTGCGCACACGCAATTGCAGTTTTGAAGCACAAGAATGTTACAAATTTGCACCCTTATTGCTCTGATTACTACAAGCCTTATGCATTAGAAAAAATGTACGAGGTTGCAATGGTTCCAATGCCAGATAAGGAGGATTAGAACGTTCCAGACTATCTTTTAGATGAAATTGTCCAGCCACCTAGGTATAGAAGGTTGGATGGACGACCAAACaagtgaagaaagaaaaatgcaGATGAGAAAATAACAGTGAACAATAATTCTTGTGGGCAATGTGGACAAGAAGGACATAACAGGAGAACTTGTACTTTCTTCCCGAAAGAGAATTGAAATAATGTTTTAAAGTAGGACATTAGTGTTCATGGTacttatatctatttttttctttagaatttgGACTAAATAAAGTGTATTGATTACACAACTTAATTTGATGTTCAAATATATGCCTTTTGCTGGTAATTTTCTGCCAAACTTAAACTccaaatttgataaataaatctaTGGATATACTGTGAACAACATTTATTGTGTAAATGAATAAAGCATTGACTCAATACCATAATGACGATTTAAGTAAATTCAAGTGTCCCAAAACTTGACTTGTTCACTATATGTTTCGTGTATACTGCCTTATgagttttaattttgatatattatattcaacagTGGTGCGTTTTAATGTAATAGTAATTTGTGATTAGTTTGTTTATGTAtataatgtataatatacattcatataattCAAGTGGCTAATATATAAATGCAATTTGTATACGTATACATTAGAACTTATGTATCATAAACATCATTTTGTAAGTGAAcgtataaaaatacttaaactcAAACAATAATGAATCATACACGTTAGAACTTAAGTATCATATACTGtaaattaactttcaaaaatACTTAAACTCAACAATAATAATTGTGTACCTTAACGTTATAAAGCAACTAATGTGTCTAAAACAATACCTTGAAAACACATAATGTTAATAACTAACAAACTATTGTAGTACAAATAAGCTTTTAGATAAACACCAAATATAATTGTCTTCGacaaaaaacaacataaaaacttGTTCATGCTGTCCCAAATTATTACTAATCTATGTTAACGATATCATCTTCAGTTGGTGTTGTGAATTAACACTTAGGCTTTGGTGGATCGTCATTCTTACTTATGTATCCACCATTGACCTTGTAGCTGTCGTATCTCCATAACCATGCTGCATATCTATTGCGTAGATAATTTGCAAGATGGCCATCAGTATCAGGTGGTATAACAAGTTGGTCACTCAAAAACTCTGCAAATGTAGCTACGTATAACCCGCAGTCCCTacaacaaaatacataatataaatttgtaaaataacTTACACATATATTGTAGaccaaaatttaaatacttacaGGCTATCATCTTCTTGTTGCATGATACCTTCAGCATATTCAATGTCCAAAGGAATATGTGACTCTAAAAGTATACCCGTTTGTTTGTCCTTGTATGCATCAAGAACTGACCAGTTTGTCCGCTCAGTGTTTTCAAAGAAACCACTGTCAATGAGGTAAGAAGGTAGCATCCTTGACTTTTTTATCTCCTCAAAATATGCATGTTTTCTTGTGCCCAAAGAAGAGTCATACACGCGTATCAACCTCTGATTCAATTCAACAACAGCTAACACccaatgaaatattttatcataattaatcaGAATATAAACATCGTCCACCAGATGCCATGGTAATCCAGCTGGTATTGAAAAACCTTTCATGACGTTGATTGTTGACCTCTCATGTACTAATACAGCTCTTGCATGATCAAGGTGTTCTTGGGTACTAATATCACCATTAGCCTCATTGTTATAATACCTATCATGGGTATTGTTGATATGTGCACTGAACAAACAATTGATTGTTGTGTATCTGTATTGATCCATGctttgaagttttatttttttacgaaGGTAGTAAAATATAACATCGATGttctacaaaaaaaatgtaaacataattatacatttgaaaaacatttaatgaaaataaaatagacaCTGAAAGTATCATAtgcattattataaatatatattatgcattTACATGTGAAACTACCTGATCAGTCCAACAATTTTTAGGCTGAGACATGGCATAAACCAATTCTTATTTGACGGATATGCAACGACATAATCCATCATTCAAATCCCAatgaagattttcttgatttgtaTTTATCCTCTGATGGTTTCCTATAGTATTAAGCGTAATGAAAGATGTTATTCAAAAGTGTAACAATAGTtgcaatttaaaaattgaaaagattcagtaaaataatataaaacttaCTTTTTTGAATGATCTTTAAGAAGCCCTGTAGTAACCCACTCAATAAACTCATCAATAAGATATGAAGGGGCTTGGTTTGTGATCTTATTCcttcaaatgaaaaatttgGACGAATTACATCAGTCATGACCGCTTTTCCTTTTTCACTTAACCCAAATGAAGTTAAATAAGGGGATTTGTAGTGTCTTGAAGGCATCCGGTTACGTGCATGAGGAGTATTTATATCGCTTCGGACAATAATATCTGTGATTGAAATATCAATTGGTAATTGACTGTCCGAAAGCAAACTTTGGTTGTTGGTTAACTCCTGTTGATTTGCATTAATAGGCAGACTTCCTAGATCAGCAATAAGTGTATTCATGGCTTCTCGTGTATTGGGAGATGTTGAACCAGATGGTGTAGAATCCTATATGGTTTACActgataattaaaaatagtttgATAGACATATGATATTGAAACGATACATGAAGCATAAATTACCTATGTATCAAATATAACAGTATCTGGCACAACTGATTGGTATTGTGTTGAACATTATATGAAACATCTTCGTTCATTGTACCTTCAAATAAATGATGAGGCGTTTGTGCTGATAGAGCATCCTGAATAAAAAATGTACTGATCAATTTATGATACcttaaacaacaaataattataCACAAAAGGATTGTTAATGTATCAAGAACAGAATAACAGCAGACTACGAATTGTATACAGAAGACAAACAAATTTAAGTAGTCACATAGCTATGTATCTTGCAATGGACTGTATAACGTAcacactaaataaaaaattatagtatcaTACACAAGAGCTTGAGAAAAACTACAGATGTGAACAGTAAAAACATCAATCATATTAATCCAATTAAACTGCAATGTATCATTATGATCAAATAAAACTGCAATGCATCCTAATAATCTAATTAAACTGAAATGTATCATACTGGCACATTTTCATGTATCACTGAAAAGTGGATGAATACTAATAATCAAGTTACTCTGGTAAAATTACCTTCCTGTGTTCACATGTTTCATCAGTATGATGACTATTTGCATTTGGGGATTGAAGTTCTGAAATGTCCTTCATTACTTGATGATTCTTCAATGTATCTTCAGTCtgtattttttaaacatatttttttaaaagaaaaataagttaatgataaattatatgattttatatacacaattaataaagtaaagtaACTTGATTTgtcaacatcaaaatcaacaacaCCAATGTTTTGATAATTATTGACAAATTTCATTTGTATCGGAGAGGTTACTTGGTGTCCATCATTGCCTTCTTCATCGGAAACTTCAACCATGTGCGATGTAGACTTGTCGTCCATCTCCTTCATTAAATCAGTTCGTAACATAATGACCtatgaaaataataacacaACGAAAATACACATACAAAATACATTATTTGGTTGTTGTCCATCCTCCCTATTCTTAGAATTCATCACCTCAATTTGATTTGCCTTTATCAAATTCACAAGATACTCAAATTTACTGTCtacctattaaaaaaattacacattcagttttatatttatgaattaacattaaaaaaattaatatcgtTACTTACGTATTCCTTCATATGTTGTTTCATTTCTTCAATATCGGGATATACAAACTTATCTTTTGTGACTTGTGAAGAGACATGGACAGAAGATACATTAGCAGGAGGGGTAGGTACTTCAGCTGGCATTGAGAATGACTGATTTAATGGTGGCCTTAACTGCTTTGACAAAGGTTTCGAACCCTTTGTTTTATGTGTATCAATATTCTTTCTCTTCttggtggtggtggagatgATGTATCAGATACACGTGAGGATCTTCTCAATAAATGACCAGGAGGGCATGTTGAGAAATCCTCAAAACCTGACTTATCTTTTGTTTGCACTTTTTTTTGCAACAACTGGTGGCGTGGATAGTTCATTTCTGTTGACCTCTTGAATATCAGGTAAATCAAGGGCTTCCACCTCATCTGGAGTTAGTGCAATGTTTGAACAAGCATTCTGCAATTAAAATGGTTGAATGTTATAACAATATTatgtatcataaaaaaaatgttatctacaacaaaaattataaagctTATTGATAAACTGTTATTtgagaatttaaaattaatgttacCTCGGAGAAAATGCTAGACATgaactttttatattttgtctTTTCAGCCACCACTGTCCAATTACATATCCTAGGAATACCATTCGCTACTTTAACAGCTAGGTCTGGACTTAGACTAAAGGCACATTCGTAAATCCATACGTTGAGTGCATAAGGCATACCAAATAAGTGATACATCTGTTTGCTTTGGTTGAAGTCTTGCCTGAGTGATGTAATTAGCTTATTGAATGCAATCTGACCCCAAGGATACAATTCATACCTACCATCTTCGACCATTAGAAATTCTTCTATACGTATGAAGGTCTCACCAAGATGGCATAACATGAAAGTATTGATGAAGTATAATATTGCCATTTCCACGGATTCATGTGTGGTCTTCCAATTACCCACTGCAAAACGTTGTATCAAGCGACTCTTGGTTATACCTGTATGACAAtcaggaaaatatttttgtaataaccGGCTCAGAGTGAAATTAGGATATGAAAAATCCTTAACATTTTCTTTGCATGTAAGGCCAGTTACAATGGCAaattccttcataccaaacaccaATACATTCCCATTAGCATGACGAACATGCAATACATCTTTGTTTTCATGTTACACctccaacaacaacaaacacttAGTAATCTGACCCTGGAAATTACATTTTGGAATGTCCAAATATgatccaaaaattattttcttgaacATTTCAACGCCTTCATCCTTTATTGACAATTTGATTTTAttcacaaaatcaaaattgaacgTCGCTCCAAACCTCAATGGATGtgctgatattttttttataacaaaattcATGTCCTGTttatacaaaaaacaaaatataaaattgtactTTTCTAATATCAAACATTTGTTGTAATATAGAGGGATATATTTAAGATAATGTGTAAATTCAGTAAATACATGACGATATTGTAATGATATCATATTAAACACGTCGTGAAAATGCATATGATACATAAGTAAGTAACAAATATATTGTACATGAATTTCATTCACGTATACCAATTACATATATGTATAAGATACTTGAATTATGTGAATGTATATGATGCATCATATTCAGATTTATTCACAAAaaccaatcatatatatgagTAAGACATTGGAGTTATCagatgtatatgatacatcttATATACtgacaaataaaaattgtaaaaattgtACAAGGCATGATGCttttactaataaaaaatacaaaattattgaTACACCTTATGCATCTGATACACCTTAAAACTGTACAACACATGATACTTTAATTAATACAAACCACAAAATTAGTGATACACCTTAAGCATATGATACACCTTAAAACTGTAGAACACGTGATGCTTTTACTAATACAAAACACAAAATTAGTGATACATCTTAAAACTGTACAACATGTTTTTACTAATACAAAACTCAAATTAGTGATACACCTTATGCATCTGATACATCTTAAAACTGTACAACACATGATGCTTTTACTAATACACAACACAAAATTATTGATACACCTTATGCTTCTGATACACCTTAATATTATACAACACATGATTTTACTAATACAAAACTCAAAATTAGTGATACACCTATTGCATCTGATACACCTTAAAACTGTACAATACATGATGGTTATActtaatttgaaattagtgaATCTCTCTTCCTTGTTAAATGACTTTTAATTCGATTTTACCAACACATGCAACAATTTAAAATTAGGATTTTATcaacaaaacacaaaattaCCAATTTTAAACACATACCTTAGGAAGTGTTGGTCAGAAACAACATGTGTATTCTTTGCCTTTTTTTAGGGATTTCTTCAAGCTTTTTCATTGGCTCGATTACATTCTTGTTCTTCATCGCTAATGGGTCATGCAATCTCTTGGATCTGTTCTCAGTCCACATTTCATCATCAGAATCATACACACGTTTAGCATTAGTATTAGAATCAACATCTCTAGAATGACCATGTTCCATATTATCGGTAAAAGCACACcaagaagagaaaaatggagacgaaaatttttaccttttaaaaatttagaaatttaaatactTGAGGGAGACTCCTACAGAAAATCAAATTGATTGAGTAAATTTGCTCCTAAATGTGCGGAAATATTTTaggaataaaattaaatatgataacTTTTAATGTGATTGCTAATGGGGAAGTGGGTAGCATGAAAAtaggattttatttttgtaaagtaAAACTGGTAATTGGCtaaaaaaatggtgaaaaatctttatgtatcttacatattttattaatcggtggaaataagaaatttttgaaatttttataataagtaGGGATAAATGGCTATTAATGTATATAAAGGAGTGTATTTAAGtaattcttccttcttcttcttcttcttattattattattattgttgttgttgttgttgttgttgttgttatttttgttattattaatattattactattgttattattattattataattattattgttattattattattattataactattattattattattattatttttattatttttattatttttattattattattattactactactactgttactattattattattattgttattattattaagattattattattaattttgttgttgttacta encodes the following:
- the LOC138347503 gene encoding uncharacterized protein, encoding MPAEVPTPPANVSSVHVSSQVTKDKFVYPDIEEMKQHMKEYVDSKFEYLVNLIKANQIEVIMLRTDLMKEMDDKSTSHMVEVSDEEGNDGHQTEDTLKNHQVMKDISELQSPNANSHHTDETCEHRKDSTPSGSTSPNTREAMNTLIADLGSLPINANQQELTNNQSLLSDSQLPIDISITDIIVRSDINTPHARNRMPSRHYKSPYLTSFGLSEKGKAVMTDNIDVIFYYLRKKIKLQSMDQYRYTTINCLFSAHINNTHDRYYNNEANGDISTQEHLDHARAVLVHERSTINVMKGFSIPAGLPWHLVDDVYILINYDKIFHWVLAVVELNQRLIRVYDSSLGTRKHAYFEEIKKSRMLPSYLIDSGFFENTERTNWSVLDAYKDKQTGILLESHIPLDIEYAEGIMQQEDDSLDCGLYVATFAEFLSDQLVIPPDTDGHLANYLRNRYAAWLWRYDSYKVNGGYISKNDDPPKPKC